Proteins encoded within one genomic window of Neoarius graeffei isolate fNeoGra1 chromosome 18, fNeoGra1.pri, whole genome shotgun sequence:
- the tmed1b gene encoding transmembrane emp24 domain-containing protein 1b, with the protein MCWVPRLGEGGGGRGAGLLALWVCVASAFSPSRDSELTFLLPAAAAECFYQSAHSNGSLEVEYQVIAGAGMDVGFSIISPRGIQLVSEFRRSDGVHMVEPTEAGDYQICFDNSFSRFSEKMVFFEVILENAANDATVEDEWAGLGEPETMLEYKLEDIRESMDSVHRHLERSRQMQTVLRAFEARDRNLLEDNLWRVSFWSCTSLVVMLTVAFTQVYTLRRLFDDKRKVRS; encoded by the exons ATGTGCTGGGTTCCGCGGCTCGGTGAGGGGGGCGGCGGGAGGGGCGCGGGGCTCCTGGCGCTCTGGGTTTGTGTCGCTTCCGCTTTCAGCCCGAGTCGGGACAGCGAGCTCACCTTCCTCCTGCCCGCCGCCGCCGCCGAGTGCTTCTACCAGAGCGCGCACAGCAACGGGAGCCTGGAGGTCGAGTACCAG gtgattGCCGGAGCAGGTATGGATGTCGGCTTCTCCATCATCTCCCCTCGCGGTATCCAGCTGGTCTCTGAGTTCCGACGCTCTGATGGAGTtcatat GGTCGAGCCCACTGAAGCGGGCGACTACCAGATCTGCTTCGACAACAGCTTCAGCCGCTTCTCTGAAAAAATGGTGTTCTTCGAGGTCATTCTGGAGAACGCAGCCAACGATGCGACGGTTGAGgatgagtgggcggggcttggagAGCCTGAGACCATGCTGGAGTACAAGCTGGAGGACATACGG GAGTCGATGGACTCGGTGCACCGTCACCTGGAGCGAAGTCGGCAGATGCAGACGGTGCTGCGAGCGTTCGAGGCTCGAGACCGTAACCTGCTGGAGGACAACCTGTGGCGAGTCTCGTTCTGGTCCTGCACCTCTCTGGTGGTCATGCTCACTGTGGCCTTCACTCAGGTTTACACGCTGCGCCGCCTCTTTGATGACAAGAGGAAGGTCAGATCCTGA